TTCCAAAGGGGTACGAAATCCGGCAACGCGAAAAGTGGGAGGAGGCCGCTACAGCCCGCTTGCCCCCTCCTCTCGCGCTAGAAAACTGTCCGTGGTACCGGTGCAACGGACTCTTTTCACCCCGAAGCAGGGTAAAGAGTTCAAcgacggaccccccccccccttcacccttcACCCCGAAGCATTCAGACGCGCGTTTAACGGTGGGCGAAAGCGGATAGTGTATTTTAcacgggaggggaggggaggagcagAAAGTCTCCCGACACACCGGCGGAGGGAGCCCAGCCGCGACAATCCAGCCCCCCCGGTTCTGCCGGAGACGAGCTGAGCCGCTGCACTTGCTCACACCTTGCGACCGACGACGACCCCCCGCAACAACCCCCGCGGCTACGACGGGGGACGGAGACCGCGCTACGTTTTCCCCAGAGAAGCAAAAGACGGAcaacagcggcggcggcagcagcagcagcagcccactATCGgctgcttttcttcttcttcttcttcttttgaacAATTAAGAATTCTCCCTCGCGGATCGGGACCGTTAGTCCTCCGGTCATTCGACTCCGCCACCTACGGATGTGGACCTCGTtttaaaagaaagaagaagaagagaagatttGTTTCGTATGGCTATACAGTTAAGTGACCGTTGTTTTCCGCAACTTGTAAGGGTGTAGGGTGGTCGTACAGGGGGAGGGGAGAAGACGCCAGCCTGGTTTTCTGCCCCCCTTGGGAAGGGGTTGTTTTGGACATGAGGGTAACGTCAGCCGCACATCTCGGCAGCCGTGCGTCCGTAATGGAGAGGAGAGACAAGTCGGCCGGCCCTCGCTCCCATGGACAGCGGTGCTAAGAGGGGGAACCTCGGTGTCGACGATGACGAAGTGCGTTGCCGCCTTGGAGGGTCTCCTGTAGCGGGGCTGCTTTGTGCGTCACTCGCCAGTCACGGTGAATTCAGAGTTGAGGGGCAAACTTTTCACTGCATAACCGTTACAAAACAGACGCCCCCTTCTCCGCTGTGTCGTGTCTCCGTAAGATGTACAACGTTACCCCTCCAACGGACAGTCTCACCCTGCGATGGGGGAGCAGTATCACCCCGCTGGAAGGCAACATCAGCCACACGGAGAGCTCCAACTGCACTAAGAACGACGAATTCAAGTATCCGCTGTACAGCGCAGTGTTCAGCATTGTGTTTGTGGTAGGCCTGGTCACCAATGTCGCCGCCATGTACATATTCACCTGCTCCCTGAAGCTGAAGAACGAAACCACCACGTACATGATGAACCTCGTGGTGTCTGACCTGCTGTTTGTCTTGACGCTGCCACTGAGGGTCTTCTACTTCAACAACCGGAACTGGCCTTTTGGGGGGGTGCTCTGCAAGCTCTCCGTCTCGCTCTTCTACACCAACATGTATGGCAGCATACTTTTCCTCACCTGCATCAGCGTGGACCGTTTCCTGGCCATCGTGCACCCTTTGCGCTCGAGGACATTGAGGACCAAACGCAACGCCAAGATCGTGTGCGCCGCTGTATGGGTGCTGGTGTTGGCCGGGAGTCTGCTGGCGGGATTTAAGCTGAAAACCACCTCGCCTCAGAACAACCGCAGCCAAGCCACGTTCTGCTTTGAGAACTTTTCCTCCAACCAGTGGAAGTCTCACCTTTCCAAAGCAGTGATCTTCATAGAGACAGTGGGCTTTGTCATTCCCCTGCTCCTCAACATGTTCTGCTCCGTCATGGTGCTGCAGACCCTTCGGCGTCCCCAGACCACCGGCCACGGGGAGAAGCTGAAAAAAACGAAGATCCTACGCATGATCATAGTGCACCTTTCCATTTTCTGTTTCTGCTTCATCCCGTATAATGTAAACTTGATTTTCTATGCTCTGGTCCGCACCAACACCCTCAAGGGCTGCTTTGTGGAATCTGTTGTTCGAACCATTTTCCCCATAGCCCTCTGCATTGCTGTGTCAAACTGCTGTTTTGATCCCATTGTATACTACTTCACCTCTGAGACCATTCAGAACTCCATCAAACGCAAGTCTCAGGTCAGCCGGTCCTACGAGACTAAGTTCTTCGAGGCCCTGCAGGTGGAGAGCAGTGCTAACCTTCAGTGCAGCCTGAGGAATCTGAAAGCTAAAGGTTTTCACAACGAGTCTACTGTCTGACTGTGGTATTTGCTATCGCTACACACAGGGTATTAAAATGCATACTTCCATAGTGGAGCAGACATCCAGGAGACAGAGGAAGTAGTGTTATTTCAGTGCTTTGTGAAGCACCCGCCAAAGAAGTATTATGAATCGGTCTCCATCTCAGGGCAAATGCATGGTCTTCCCTCTGATCCTGCTTTGCATTATATCGTGTTATCCAACTCTGTTGACATTTGTGGATTCAGTTTTACCACTCACTAATAGTTCTAGCCTGTGGAATATAGTTGCGTTTTGCACAATTATTGTGCCAGTGAACTGGACTATAGACTGGTCATTCAGGTGTGGGACTGCTATTATATTGAGTGCTACATATGTCAATACATATGTAGGCCTACATGTTGTGGTGCTAACTCTAGAGTAGTATCTATTAAATTAACGTTAACATCAGCCTATAGATTACTTAAGACATTGGGTTTGTTTTTTATATTACAAATGAAACAGGTAAcacgtttttttgttgttgtttttgttggttttttgttcTGGGGGCATATTGTTGTAGACCCTATGTCTTTATTTGCGTTGAAATGCACTGACAGAAAATAAAATACTGCACTCATGCCACAGTAATGAATAAAATCATGTACTGTCTAAAACAACTGGAATCAATGGGAAACTGTTGGTAAATTAaggggaggatttttttttttaataagtgaTAGAAATGGTTTTAAAATGGTCGGTGCtgtcatccattccatccattatccgaactgcttatcctgctctcagggtcgtggggatgctggagcctatcccagcagtcattgggcggcaggcggggagacaccctggacgggccgccaggccatcagagggccgGTGCTGTCATTCTTAATGAACTTATTGTACTTTTTGTTTCTTTCATGGCCAAAAATCAAAGTTTAAATTAATGTTTCATTAAGAAGGACAGTGCTGTCCTTCTTAATGAGAAATTAATTTTCAACTTGGATTTTTGgccatgaaagaaagaaaaagcaaatCATTCAATTACACCCAGCAAAAACGATTAAATGCTCAAATCCCTTAAAATGCACTTAAGACTTAGGACCTAACATTTACACTGTGCTAACACCcaagtctttctgaggcagctgaGAGCTTTACCGAGGGTGGGTGAGCGAAATGAAACGGTGTTATATGTGAGGAGATGATTATCGACTCAAAACGGCAAAGACGAGGCACCGAGGTTGTCCAAACACAGTCAACTTCCTGTTTTTATCGTCAGTGCAGAGGCGGCTCGTGTTTTGCAGGATGACTTTTATCAGACTTCACGTGTATTTATGCAAGCTCGTTATTTGATGTACATGTCGGGGGTTGAGCTCACAGCCGCGCTCTCGTGCAAGCGAAGGTATGAGTGACAAAGACGGCGCGAGGGACATGGCGTCATTCTGTCAAGAACAACACGGTCCTCTTCAAGAGAGGAGGGCTTTGTTTTGCTCTGCATCTGCACAACTCCTACGCGTAGCTTTTAATAGGGCCCGCTGAAGGAATGTGCTCGGCAGTACGAACCACCAAAGGCCTTTGCGGTACCCCACTTTAGAGTCCCTTTCGTGATGGTTATCCCCCCACACACAGGCTCCGAAGAACACAACGCTCACTGTTTTCAATTTGCCACATTGACACAGATGGGTTTCCAgattagaggcgttcagtcagtAATGTCATCCACCGAATAAATCGGCGTTCATTTGCTCGACAAAGAACCGGGGCTCATAAACCTCAGACGGGGAAGAATTCCTCACACCCTTAAGAACGTGAACCAGAACAGCTTTgcgtcattgaaacagcaggaaaGGTTGAAAGGCACCTTATGACCACAACAAGACATCTGTTATTTGGCTCGCAGTCTCTCTCCGGCGTCCTTGTGTGTGCTCTTATGAGAAAAACCTGCGACAGGTTTTGCTCGATGTTGTCAGATTTAACGACGTGGCTTCCCTGAACGGCGAGCACGCATAGCGTGGGAGTGAGTAACAGAACACACATGGCGCCAAAACGTTGTTGACGTAACCCGAGGGTCTGCGAAAGGCCCCCTACCCACTTCATCTGCTGCCGAGACCACTTAAACGAGCGTAACACAGGGGTCAGAACCAGAGCCGCTGTGAAAACAAACATGTATAACTTGAAACTGAACAAGGCTTGGCCCGTGTCACCTACACAGAAAACCACCTCGGACCGGAAACTTCGGCGCCGGCGTTTGAATAACCGTGACGGACGGTCAAATCCGTACAAAAAACTAGACAGGAGGAGCGAAAGGTAATGCAAACGTGTCCGTCTCTGACCATCTGTGTGTTGTGTATTCGGGCAGAGATACGGCTCTTATCTGTCAGGTGTACATGTTTGCAACGGTTTCAGCcaaaggtcacacacacacacaaaaacagagccAAATGGGGCTCAGACACACTTTTGATATCCGCTGGGGGAGGGTTGTCAGTCAACTTTTAAACTCTGGTTTGAGACAGTGTTGTAGAAATGGTTGGCAGAAGAATGAAGTAACCCAATTAGGGAAGGAGACTCAGACACGATACAATAGCGGTTACTCATCGCTCCgcgtgcacacaaaaaaaaagaggcgGTGGCTGCTTCCTCAAAAACAACAAGAATCTTTACGCATCTGGacttgtgggatttttttttccggGCACAACTTGATGTCAACTTAAAATAAAAACGCCACCTCTTATGTTTCAGTAAATCAAAACAGTGCCCCGGTAGTTGCACTCTTGACTTTATTACAGGAAGTGTGTGTGATTCACGATGATCCGCCCTGCGTGCCGACGACGTATAAGCCCTCTCTCATAGGTATTATTGAACAAAACACACATGTATGTCCACCGGGCTCCTCCGCGTACAGAACTATTATCTAATCAGCCTGACCTCTCTTTCTCGCTGGGCTGCAGTGagaaaacacagacacacgctGCTTGTCATCACATGCATCACCAGCATGCTGGCAGTGGCGGATAGGAATCTGTCATGAAGTGTTCTGGTACGTTATGACGGGCGTAATGTATGACAGTCAGGGTCAATGTTCTGTCAGTCACGCTTTCAATGTGGGAAAAAATGCTCAGCACACCGAGGTCCAAACCAACATTAACCAGAGCAGGTTTGACGATAGGAcgttaagattttttttctcgATATCAGACGTTGCCTGCGGCATATGAACAGAGTTTCACAATATGAATAACTCATTTGTGGCTCACGTATCAGCGATCAGCCAATAATTTGAAATCCGTAAAACTGTTGAAGCTGCAAAACCTCTCTTTCTCAGGTTTATTGCGTTATCACATGCGAAGCGAGGTTAAAATGCGATCGTGCACACGTGCTACTCAGAGGCCCGACGGCTGTCCGCTGTGCTCAGTGCAGCGTGTTCCTTTCACGAACCTTTTAACCGCTGCTTTGAACTTGCGTCCCAACGGACTGGAGGTCCTCTAAAATGTGCGCCATGTTGACTACTTGGGTCAAGAGTTGATCTTTGCCGGAGCACCGGCAGGGACCTGGTTtataagaaggagagagagagagagagagagagagagagagagagagagagagagagagagagagagagagagagagagagagagagagagaggtggggtgggggtgagatTAGGGGTGAGGTCCTCCTCCTCAGATTCACTCCACCGCTCTGGATCACATGACGTGGGAAGTGCCTCACACCCACTCCACTAAATGGATCAGGGGGTCTCTGTGGAGTATAATCACCCATTGCCTCTGGCACACAGGAAATACTTGAGGAGGAAACGCCTGCTAGCCTGATAATTTGTACTTCAAAATTtggcacatcccccccccccccacacacacacacatttaaccaTATTATGATTACATGGAATTTCACATCACCTCTGACTCCAGCTCCCCCTTAACCTGTTCAGATACTCTGAGGCCAAGGCCAAAAACGGCATACCCCAACTAAAATAGCCGCACCTCTTCAACACTTTTTAATATACGCATAATCACGGTCTCCCCAGAACCGTAACCCTCTGCGGTTAAATTAAACCTAAATATCACGGAAATGGAGCTGGAGAAGCTCTAAAAGTGTGAATTTAACTGGCTCCGTCTCTTGAGCCTATGACCTAACTGAACTTCTGCCAAAAGTCAAGTTGATTCTTCAAATTTGATTACGTAGGTCCAGAATATGAGCATTTTACCTTGTTTTTATTCGGGATATGCATAGGAAAAAAATCCGCAATGCCCATTCGGAGTCTCTAAATGGCCCCTTTGTGCCATATGATGTTATGGCTGTCCTGGAATGTACAG
This DNA window, taken from Lampris incognitus isolate fLamInc1 chromosome 7, fLamInc1.hap2, whole genome shotgun sequence, encodes the following:
- the lpar6a gene encoding lysophosphatidic acid receptor 6a — protein: MYNVTPPTDSLTLRWGSSITPLEGNISHTESSNCTKNDEFKYPLYSAVFSIVFVVGLVTNVAAMYIFTCSLKLKNETTTYMMNLVVSDLLFVLTLPLRVFYFNNRNWPFGGVLCKLSVSLFYTNMYGSILFLTCISVDRFLAIVHPLRSRTLRTKRNAKIVCAAVWVLVLAGSLLAGFKLKTTSPQNNRSQATFCFENFSSNQWKSHLSKAVIFIETVGFVIPLLLNMFCSVMVLQTLRRPQTTGHGEKLKKTKILRMIIVHLSIFCFCFIPYNVNLIFYALVRTNTLKGCFVESVVRTIFPIALCIAVSNCCFDPIVYYFTSETIQNSIKRKSQVSRSYETKFFEALQVESSANLQCSLRNLKAKGFHNESTV